In a genomic window of Pararge aegeria chromosome 7, ilParAegt1.1, whole genome shotgun sequence:
- the LOC120625160 gene encoding uncharacterized protein LOC120625160 isoform X2: MYKLIVLFSVFLYINDTNAQYKMSDGRIQQTTKLTPHSPTYKIVRNVQPMGLAAPQSQMMKPKGPKRRLTKRQQVAETLKQQAIRNIIAAKTVINKEPVPANVSPQIKKLAAPNNVASEILVWRS; encoded by the exons ATGTACAAACTCATTGTATTATTCTCggtatttttatacattaat gacACCAATGCTCAATATAAAATGAGTGATGGACGAATACAACAGACTACCAAACTCACACCTCATAGTCCGACCTATAAAATAGTAAGGAACGTCCAACCTATGGGACTCGCTGCTCCACAGTCACAGATGATGAAACCAAAA GGCCCCAAAAGAAGATTAACCAAAAGGCAACAGGTAGCTGAAACTCTAAAACAGCAAGCTATAAGAAACATTATAGCTGCAAAGACTGTGATAAATAAAGAGCCTGTTCCTGCCAATGTCAGTCCACAGATTAAAAAACTGGCAGCACCCAATAATGTTGCTAGTGAAATTTTAGTATGGCGAtcatag
- the LOC120625160 gene encoding uncharacterized protein LOC120625160 isoform X1: protein MYKLIVLFSVFLYINDTNAQYKMSDGRIQQTTKLTPHSPTYKIVRNVQPMGLAAPQSQMMKPKRYTFRKITSVGPKRRLTKRQQVAETLKQQAIRNIIAAKTVINKEPVPANVSPQIKKLAAPNNVASEILVWRS, encoded by the exons ATGTACAAACTCATTGTATTATTCTCggtatttttatacattaat gacACCAATGCTCAATATAAAATGAGTGATGGACGAATACAACAGACTACCAAACTCACACCTCATAGTCCGACCTATAAAATAGTAAGGAACGTCCAACCTATGGGACTCGCTGCTCCACAGTCACAGATGATGAAACCAAAAAGATATACGTTCAGAAAAATAACAAGCGTTGGCCCCAAAAGAAGATTAACCAAAAGGCAACAGGTAGCTGAAACTCTAAAACAGCAAGCTATAAGAAACATTATAGCTGCAAAGACTGTGATAAATAAAGAGCCTGTTCCTGCCAATGTCAGTCCACAGATTAAAAAACTGGCAGCACCCAATAATGTTGCTAGTGAAATTTTAGTATGGCGAtcatag
- the LOC120625419 gene encoding uncharacterized protein LOC120625419, translating to MFVLVFIIAVSYVGVHSQRCAVPSYSPYLEQYNPIVITRLPYESPQILPCEGIYVQQTQPNIATAMPVAVMPETTMYLQQTVVPEIAMPVTTTPVIPFITELPNCPDICFSDILASPLGCLDPILTIYGTKDVCPLPNLPVSPLLPAASPVSALAPPFSRLLPPVSDCDCYNQYLKRVPIPPPFI from the exons atgtttgttttggttttcattATAGCTGTATCATATGTTGGA gttCACTCTCAACGATGCGCGGTACCTTCATATTCACCATATTTAGAACAATATAATCCTATTGTTATTACAAGACTTCCATACGAATCACCGCAAATCTTACCATGTGAAGGAATTTACGTGCAACAAACACAGCCTAATATAGCAACGGCCATGCCTGTAGCTGTTATGCCGGAAACAACAATGTATTTACAGCAAACAGTCGTGCCAGAAATAGCTATGCCAGTTACAACTACGCCAGTGATTCCATTTATTACCGAATTGCCAAACTGTCCAGATATTTGTTTTAGTGACATTTTAGCGTCTCCTTTAGGTTGTTTGGATCCAATATTAACTATTTATGGTACAAAGGACGTGTGCCCCTTGCCAAATTTGCCAGTAAGTCCCCTTTTACCAGCTGCGTCGCCTGTATCTGCTCTGGCACCGCCGTTTTCAAGACTACTACCACCTGTTTCTGACTGTGATTGTTATAATCAATATCTAAAGCGAGTGCCAATACCACCACCTTTCATATAG
- the LOC120625418 gene encoding uncharacterized protein LOC120625418 gives MRYLQLLALLIALTYQTAYAKCRRMARPSPAWPSLQNMFTRGNNIMPTQTRNRRLPLETAMPVNGMNAPIPYMKSSPKWPCQLERPYPVAISNMRIPEVARIPEIRMPEVPRMIEAPRTQQYIPNMPGGSVTKAPAMFSISEVNMPFMAIQNMPELISMPIPAQERFECPYASPKALVNPFLPAASPVSALAPPTSNSLPPATLQGRSQFLRKIPIPPPTL, from the coding sequence ATGAGATACCTTCAGTTACTTGCACTGTTAATAGCTCTAACATACCAAACAGCATATGCAAAATGTCGGCGCATGGCCCGGCCCAGCCCTGCATGGCCATCATTACAGAACATGTTCACCCGTGGCAACAACATTATGCCAACGCAGACGCGCAATCGAAGATTACCATTAGAAACAGCCATGCCAGTCAATGGCATGAACGCACCAATACCATACATGAAATCTTCACCGAAGTGGCCATGCCAATTGGAACGACCGTACCCGGTAGCAATATCAAACATGAGGATTCCAGAAGTAGCAAGAATTCCAGAAATACGGATGCCAGAGGTGCCTAGGATGATAGAAGCGCCAAGGACACAACAATACATTCCAAACATGCCAGGGGGTTCAGTCACAAAAGCACCTGCTATGTTTTCAATCTCCGAAGTCAACATGCCATTCATGGCTATTCAAAATATGCCTGAGCTTATAAGTATGCCTATTCCTGCCCAAGAAAGATTTGAATGTCCATATGCATCGCCTAAAGCTTTAGTTAATCCATTCTTACCTGCAGCTTCACCTGTTTCGGCTTTGGCACCGCCAACGTCAAATTCATTACCACCTGCAACTCTTCAAGGAAGGAGTCAGTTCTTGAGAAAAATACCAATTCCACCACCTACATTGTAG